The Silene latifolia isolate original U9 population chromosome X, ASM4854445v1, whole genome shotgun sequence genome contains the following window.
ATGTGTGAGGCCAAGTTTCACACATTTAGGGTGGTAGAAGACATCCTGGGTGGTGCACATTGTCCTAAGGAGCCTAGAGAGCATTTCCCTACTAAGGACAAAGATTAGGGGAGACAAAGGGTCCCCTTGCCTAACTCCACTCCTTCCTTTGAAAAACCCATGATTTGAACCATTGGCCTTAAGAGTAAACCAGGCACCAGTAACACACCCCATGATCTATTTAATGAAAGTTGCAGGGATGTTCAGTACAGTAAGCATATTTGAAAGGAAAGTCCACTAGATAGAATCAAAAGCCTTACTTATGTCCACTTTGAGCATGCACCTAGGAGTGAGGTACTTTCTTTGGTACCCCTTAACCAAGCTCTGAGTTAACATAACATTCTCATGGAGGCTCCTACCAGGTACAAAAGCAACCTGCTCATAGCCAACTAGCTTAGCCACCACCCTCTGCAGTCTATTAGTCAAAATCTTGCTAATAGTCTTATAGACTACAGAGCAGCAGGAGATAAGCTGAAATCTTTGACAGTCTGGACaactttctttttaggaataAGTGAAATAAGAGTGACATTGGCCTGCTTAGGCATGAATCCAGTCTTGAAGACATCAGCAACTGCAAGACAGAAGTCATCAGCAACTATGTCCCAAGTGGCTTTGAAAAAGCCAGAAGAGAAACCATCCAGGCCAGGGCTTTTGTTAGAGCAGCAACAGCTTATCATGGTCATCCAGACACCCCCCTTAGGCAACAGAAGAAAGATCCATACTCTGGACAAAGGTAGAAGAACCAAGCAGTTGCTTATAGTAATTAACAAAAGCATCACCCACCTCATGAAGCCCTTGATGAGTACAACCAGCTAAGTCCTGAATTTCACCAATGAGCTGGCTCTGCCGCCTCTCCTTAATCCTGGTGGAAAAGAACTTAGACCCAGCATCATTAAGTTTAATATCATATATCTTTGCTCTTTGTATCAGGATCTTAGCTTCAGCATCTTTTAGTTTCAAAAAAGCCAGTGATAACTCCTTCTCCTTGATGATGAGTTCCTCAGAAAAAGAGGGCTAAGTTGAAGATCAAGGAAACATTGGTCCAGCTCAGTCCTCACCTTTTCAATTATATCACTCATACTGGAAAAGTGAGCAACATGCAACTATTTGAGGTAAACCCTAGTATTCTTAAGTTTAGCCATAAACCTAAACATGGAATTACCAGTGACCATACTATTCCAGGCTGCAGCAACTTGATGGTGGAAATCAGGGTGGTCAATCCAACAATCAAGGAATTTAAACTGTTTCTTAGGTGCTGGATCCCCAGAGAAAGTCAGTAGAGCTGGACAATGATCAGAAACCCCAGGGGGTAAGAATTGAGCAGCAGTCTGGGTAAAGGTGAGAAGCCAGTCACCATTTACCAAAATCCTATCAAGCTTAGAGTAAACTCTAGTAGAAGGGTCTTGTTTATTAAACCAAGTAAAATCATTGCCAGTCCCTTGCATATCATCAACGCCACAAGAAGAGAGGCAGTTGTTAAAGTCAATCATATCAGGAAAGTGAGCAGGCAGGGTACCAATTTTTTCATGACTATATCTAATAATGTTAAAATCACCCATGACAACCCAGGGTCCAACCTGAGGAGCCATATCAGTCAAACTATCCGAGAGAGTTGCCCTCTTGATAGGACAATTGCTAccatagattattattattattattattattattattattattactattattattactattattactattattattactattattactactattactattactattactactactactactactactactactactactactactactactactactactactactactactactactactactactactactactactactactactactactactactactactactactactattactactactattactactactattattattattattattcatattattattactattattattattattattattactattactattacttttactactattattactattactactattattactattattaatattaatattaatattattattattattattattattattattattattattattattattattattattattaggtgaTGGATTTGTTGAGGAGCATTATTTATCGGATTTGCTTTGCtaattaattggatttgctgatcaggtaggaatatcctactcaaccttgtgtTACGTTCTTGTATTATATGTCGTGATGGATATCACTGTTATTTATACCGCAGCGATTATTATTGATAAGTCTTACGAGTATTGTGATGAGGTGTGCATAGCAAGAGAGTTGCTACTGCAagttgtgcatagtacggagggtactactgccTGTTGAGCATGGTATGAGAGTACCACTGCCAGTTACACAGTTGTGTatagtacggagggtactactgccagttgagcatggtacgAAAGTACTACTGCCAAGTTATAttgttgagcatagca
Protein-coding sequences here:
- the LOC141620157 gene encoding uncharacterized protein LOC141620157: MAPQVGPWVVMGDFNIIRYSHEKIGTLPAHFPDMIDFNNCLSSCGVDDMQGTGNDFTWFNKQDPSTRVYSKLDRILVNGDWLLTFTQTAAQFLPPGVSDHCPALLTFSGDPAPKKQFKFLDCWIDHPDFHHQVAAAWNSMVTGNSMFRFMAKLKNTRPSFSEELIIKEKELSLAFLKLKDAEAKILIQRAKIYDIKLNDAGSKFFSTRIKERRQSQLIGEIQDLAGCTHQGLHEVGDAFVNYYKQLLGSSTFVQSMDLSSVA